The Quercus robur chromosome 3, dhQueRobu3.1, whole genome shotgun sequence DNA segment TTGCATAATtgtatttatgtttatattttgaatCAGGTTATTAGATTTTGATAAATGTGGAAAAGCACatccaaatttctttttatttttaaaataaaataagtatttcaACGGttacaaaatgttgaaaataatttcaaGATACCCTTTACCAACGGTTGAGTGATTGTGAATAAAAGTAATAAGCATAATTTAATCTACATTTATGTGTATATGTTTCAATATTGATTAACCGTTGATAAAGGTATTACACGTTTTTCAACCGTAGCATAGACCGTAGAAAAAGATTCTTGACGTAGCTTTTAATGACGGTTCTCAATGGTCATTTCAACTATCGAAATACTTTTTTTATAGTTTCTAGTACTTTTTTCAACGGTTTTCAACCGTTGAAAATAACCAAATTTGTTTTAGTGTATAATGTGGTTGAGCCTTTCTGCCAAGGGTGAGCTTAGGTTTTTTTGTTCTTGGCCTTTTGTTTTCgctttttttagaaaattgatgTTGTTCTTAAAGTTCTTAAGCGAAATTTGGGATTCAAGATTGTGATCTTTAATGCATCTAATTACAGTTGTCATGTTTGGTATTCTCTCATTTATAGTCGCATTCTGCTGgcaaatttatataaaagatTCTTACTGTTACTTTTGGTATGACATGGAGTACACATTCACGTAGCAAAAGAAGGCAAAACATACCTGtgtgatttgttttgtttcttgaaaAACCTCTTAGCAGAATTTTTTGAAGGCTTCAAGTAATCTTTCAACTTTCAAGGGATGTCTTGGTGGAAACTTATCAGCCAGATTAAACGCATAAATCAACCCCTTATATCCCCATGGAGCTACTtccttttaataaaattttgattgaatcttagcaccaaaaaaaaaaaaaaaaaactgaaaatgcaGGTAACAGGTTCCGTCAAACTATAGGAAAGGGGATACTATTAAGGCTAATTAAGCAAATtcctaaattaataattcatttggggatttttttttttttttaatatttgaaatggCGGTACAGTTGGTGGCTGATATagcatgaaaaataattttttattattccgtTTAACACATTAGTTTTTTGCATCCAAGAGATAACGATATAAACTAAATTAGCATGGCATAGAAAAGGTTAAGAACCAAATCGATACAATTAAAAGGTTAGGCcgttaaggactaaattgaaatatggtgtaaatgATAGGAaccaactttgtaatttacccttcaattaataaaatttttacttttttctctcttattttctaGCAAATTCCAGACTTTCATggattcaaaattattttttaaagttatattattttatttcttattttttagaagTAAACGTGATCTACATCTTGGCTTCCACACCTGTATCCTACTCTTTACAAATTAGAGCTTATAATTAATCGAAAATTTTAGGACCTGTTTGGTAAGTAAGTTCTAACACAcattttcatacactttttcactcgtacgtatatcaaaaatattcaaacagaattactcaaactcctctacaaAAATGAGCCCTTGATAactttttttcccttgaaaTTTGAAACGGCAGATAGTGGTGTACTGGTGGTAATGTGAGAGCCCAGTCGCTTCTGAACACTGTTCGAATGGCTGGGTAATAATATAAGAAAGGATAAATTGCTTTACTCCAAAATCTAATCATATTATATtcaggaacaacaacaacaacaaaaagtggTCCAATCGTGCAATGCAATTTGCAAAAAACCGGGGGGTCCATATATTAACAATGATTACGACAACCGATAAGAAGGATACTTTTCAAGTGCAATACAATGCATGTGATTCAGTGTGTGGAGGGAGATCACCCACTTTTTTGAGTTCattatttcctttcttttagtTACACCCACCTTTTTATTAACTATAAATATATGGATCACTCATGGTGGACAGTGCATGAGAGATCAGTTTGTAGCTAGTGGCGAGTTAATTAGAGTGACAATAATACTAAAATACTGAAATGGAAGCTTATAATAGGATCTATCCTCTGGCATTCTTTGTCCTCCTGATTTTCACTTTTAGTGCATATAGTTGTGCTTCTACTATCCTCGTTGAGAGCAACACCAGTTCCTCGTGCAATGGTAGCCTTGGCGAATGCGTGATTGAGGATGACTTGGAGTTCCTTGTGGATCCTTACATAAGAAGTCGCATGCTCCAAGGTCGTACTAGTGGCACCGGCATGCGTGGCACAGCCATTCCTTGTGGGAGAAATACAGATCCAAAACTATATAAAGAGTGCTACAAGGGATGTGTTAAACCCAATGACGTGTACCGCGGCTGCCCGTAGTAATCTTACCCGGACGGCCACTGAAACGTGGCAGTGTTTTTCATTTCAGCTGTTCAGTTGTTCACTTATATATCCCAttcctgtatttttttttttcccatatttctttttttcgttATGCAAAATATATTCTTTATATAGAGTACTTCCTATAAGGATTGTGAATCAATTTACATcactataatatatttcatgttgaatatgcttgaATAGCATAAAATATGAATACAAGATCTTGTGGCAGGTTAAACACTcactgaaaataataatatcatacaaataaaattttattataatccaGACTATATAAAGAAGATGAGGTGgccattcaaaaacaaaaacaaaaaaaaaaaaacaaaaaaaaaagatgagatgGAAAgctaattgaaaaattattctAACAAAGCACTACATAGAATAATTGCATAGTCTCCCATAGGATGTTTTTGcttaggaatggcaacgggcgGAGTTTTTGcatacccggacccgacccgtgGGCCAAGACCCGCAACCCGGCCCTGGCCCGATTATTAATAGGGTTTTTTTCTGGGGCCCAGACCCGCCCCGCCAAGCCTTGCGGGCCCCGTTTAGCCGCTTGGGCCCAAATCTGGCccaaccaatttttttatttattttaagtccATTAAGATTTTTTGCTAGATTCAAGCCCATTCAAGGCATTATTGGGCAACCAATTCAAGCCCATTCAAGCAGCccattaagatttttttgtactaagatttttggcattttttgtattaagatttttggcatttttttgtcacattatATGGTAGCCAATTCAATCCAAATCATATGCAaccaaatcaatccaaataATAGGTTAATcgtaaatcaataaatcacatGTTAATTATAcatctataaatcaataaatcataactaaaatcaccagctaaacataaaaataaaataaatccaacaagTCCAAGAACTAAGTATCACAAGTCCAACAAgttcaagaaataaaaaagttacaaaacaaatcccacaagtctaagaaattaaaaaggctaagaaattacaaaatgtcttatcctccacaaaccaacaaattaaaaaggctaagaaattacaaaaggctaaaaaggcttagaataattacaaaccaacaaattaatccaacaagtctaagaaattaaaaaggctactaaattaatacaaaatgtcTAATCATCCACAACTGTGACACAACTCCCATCCTCTTCATTAGGCTCTCCATCATCAAGAATTGATTGAAGTGTACAATCTCCAGACATAGTTGAAGAACCTACAAcaacaatgaattaaaaaatggaataaacttcatcaaattataactagcaaatataaaaatacaattttgattttataaatagaaattaaacaATTGATAACCGTTGATTTCACTCCATAACCAATTCTGAGCACACATCATTGCGTCTATAGTCTTGGGATGTAGCCTACTCTGGTGTGGACTTAAAAGTCTCCCAGTAGTGCTAAAGGCAGATTCTGAAGCAACAATTGTGACAAGAATGGCTAAAATATCTCTTGCAATCCTTTGTAAAGTAGGATACTTGAGACCATTACTTTTTCACCatcccaaaatatcaaaatcttcACTCCTCTTCAACACTCCCTCATCAATGAAATGATCAAATTCCATTCTAGCATTCCCATGTTTCTTCGAACTACTTGAACTATTgttcacaaacaaatcaaaagatGACATTGCCCCACTCAACCTAAACTTCATTTGTGCCACAGGGCTTGAAATACTTGCAAGAATATGAGAACTTCCTTCATTATCTACAGGGGACTCATCTATATCTCCATACTCATCAAACAAATCATAACaaagattcttaattttttcaatctccAAATCAGAATTATCACCATAAATGTTAGGATAATAAAACTCTAATAACTTCATCTTATATCTTGGATCTAAGATAGCAGCAATAACCATAACAACACTAACATTAgcccaataaaaattaaatttagcaAGCATGCTTTCTGCCATCGTACTTATCATCTCATTTGAAGACAAACTCCATTCGTTCAATGCAATTTTCAACTCACACACCAAAGTAAAATACATATTAGTTATGGGGTACTTACGACCAGAGAAAAACTCAGTTGCACTATGAAACAACTCCAACCTCCTACAAATATCTTTGGCTAACTCCCAATCATAATCATATGGTAAACAAGTATAAGATATTTCACATTTAGCCAAACATGAGAAAACATCTTTATAAATCAATGCAGTAGAAAGCATTAAGTAAGTTAAATTCCAACGAGTTTTACAATCTAAGACTAACTCTTTGGTGCATTGAACAAGCAATTGACGtgcattttcttcaaatttctgCCTTCTTTTTGGTGATCCAGTCCAATAAATCACACTATCACGAATCCTTTCAATACCATCACCAATAAGAGACAACCCATCttgaacaatcaaattcaaaatatgtgcAGCACACCTCATATGCAACATAGACCCACCTAACATAAGAGAACTAGTATCAAACTTATTCAAGAGAAGTCTTATCATGGCATCATTAGTACTACAATTATCAACAGTTATTGTGGACAACTTCCTATCAATGTTCCACTctaaaaaacaatcaacaagGACATCTTTTGTGTGTGGAGAAGGAACAtaaacaaacctagaaaaataatatgaataattaGAACATAACTCAATAAATATTCTAAATGTAAAGTCTTTAACATtcaatttataaacaaaaaaattaccttaaaaCCCGGCTTTGCAACGTCTAAGTATGATCAATAAAATGAGCGGTAATGACCATAAACCCTCTCTTTTTGTTACTTGAAGTCCACATATCAGTTGTAATTGTCATCCTACTTCCATTCTTGTCCGTCATCTTCAAAGCTTTCTCCCTCTCATTATCATAGATTTTAAGAATGTCACTCTTCAAAGTATTTTTTGTGACAAGTTTAAACATAAGTTGAAGATCAGCCACAAATTCTTTAAACCCAATATGGTCAACCATTGAAAGGGGATATTCATGTAGGATGACCATACGAGCAAGCTTATTCCTCACTCTAACTTGATCAAATTGGTAAGTATTCAAACTCATAGTTCCATCCAccttattttattgtttaattaagACTTGTTGTCGCATATCCCTTATATCTTTAAACTTCATCCGTGGACATCTTGCTAAATGATTACGCAAATGAGTTGTACCTTGGCTAGACTCACCCAAGTAAAGTTTGTTACAATGATGGCATTGGGCTTTaacttttccatcaactttcCTCCTTGTAAAATGAGACCAAACATCTGAGGTAgtctttatatttttacttgTATCCAAGTCCTCATTTGTAGGCTCTTGCTCTGCCTCTGTCCCTTCCTGTTCCTCTATCTCTAACTCTTCTCCCACTAAGTCCACCGTCGGGGATTTCGGATTCCTAATTCGTTCAGAAGTTTGGAAGTTagaatcaaaacaaattatcaCAACTCTATTACTACACATACTCATTGATTAATATgcacaaattcataattacaCAGATTCACAAATTCTATCAACGCAATCATAATTAAACATGATTTACTACAAATTCAAACACTTACTCGTTGTTTAATAGTGATCCTGAGGGTGAGTTGCCAGGCGACAATGGCGAGGGTGATCGTGAAAATGGCGAAGGAGACCGCATAGTTGGCAAGGGACAACGTCCGGTTCTCAAGGGAGAGCCACTTGGCGAGGAAGAACCAGATTTGTttgtgtctgtgtttgtgtCTTCCATCTCCGTTTTGGGATATGAATtcccaacaaacacaaaaaacaaacaatttcttCCATTAAACAAACTATGCAGAAATGAGGGAAAAAACAGGGGAATAGAATGCTTTGAGACTTGAATAAGGTGAAAGATATGTGTACAAAAATTCACTACCATATGCATTAAGAAACAGGTATATACTCTGTTGTTTCCTTCAAGATTATATGCATTAAGAAATAGGTATATACTCTGTTCCATGTTTATTCGCATGCACCTCACTCTCAAATTTTCCTAAAGGAATCATTTTtcctaaaagaaataaattttaaataccaTAAAACAAGCAAAAGCATTAATATTGaactaataaacaaataaaaaataacatattaaGCCTACAAAATTATAAACCAAACTGAAACATcaaagaagacccaaaaaagaAACTTCAACATAGTCCTTAACTGAACCCCAAGATAACAAGAATCAATCTTAAATTTActcaacaaagaaaaagcaagcaaactcaaaccaaaaagggaaaatttttttttacaaaaacactGTGAATTATAGAGTTACCCAAACACATAGTATATAACAAAAATGCTAACACATTAACCCCAAGCAGACATGCAAGCAAGAACATTAATAATATCGTACATTCACAACAACATATTACTGTAAAAAGCTAAAACAAACGGCTT contains these protein-coding regions:
- the LOC126719733 gene encoding zinc finger BED domain-containing protein RICESLEEPER 1-like, translating into MEDTNTDTNKSGSSSPSGSPLRTGRCPLPTMRSPSPFSRSPSPLSPGNSPSGSLLNNENPKSPTVDLVGEELEIEEQEGTEAEQEPTNEDLDTSKNIKTTSDVWFVYVPSPHTKDVLVDCFLEWNIDRKLSTITVDNCSTNDAMIRLLLNKFDTSSLMLGGSMLHMRCAAHILNLIVQDGLSLIGDGIERIRDSVIYWTGSPKRRQKFEENARQLLVQCTKELVLDCKTRWNLTYLMLSTALIYKDVFSCLAKCEISYTCLPYDYDWELAKDICRRLELFHSATEFFSGRKYPITNMYFTLVCELKIALNEWSLSSNEMISTMAESMLAKFNFYWANVSVVMVIAAILDPRYKMKLLEFYYPNIYGDNSDLEIEKIKNLCYDLFDEYGDIDESPVDNEGSSHILASISSPVAQMKFRLSGAMSSFDLFVNNSSSSSKKHGNARMEFDHFIDEGVLKRSEDFDILGW